A DNA window from Suncus etruscus isolate mSunEtr1 chromosome 8, mSunEtr1.pri.cur, whole genome shotgun sequence contains the following coding sequences:
- the LOC126016358 gene encoding ataxin-2-like: MRMVHVLTSVVGSKCELQVKNGGIYEGVFKTYSPKCDLVLDAAHEKSTESNSGPKREEIIESILFKCSDFVMVQFKDMDSNYARRDAFTDCALSAKVNGEHREKALEPWDAGELTATEELEALENDVSNGWDPNDMFRYNEENYGVVSTYDSSLSSYTVPLERDNSEEFLKREARANQLAEEIESSAQYKARVALENDDRTEEEKYTAVQRNSSDREGHSINTRENKYIPPGQRNREVISWGSGRQSSPRMGQPGSGSMPSRPTSHSSDFNPNSASDQRVVNGGVPWPSPCPSPSSRPPSRYQSGPNSLPPRAATPTRPPSRPPSRPSRPPSHPSAHGSPAPVSTMPKRMSSEGPPRMSPKAQRHPRNHRVSAGRGSVSSGLEFVAHAPPSEATAPPARTSPVGGTWSSVVSGVPRLSPKTHRPRSPKQNSIGNSPSGPLLGSPQAGVIPAEAVVMPVPAASPTPASPASNRAVTPSIEAKDSRLHDQRQ, translated from the coding sequence ATGAGGATGGTTCATGTACTTACATCAGTTGTTGGATCCAAATGTGAACTACAAGTGAAAAATGGAGGTATATATGAAGGAGTTTTTAAAACATACAGCCCTAAGTGTGATTTGGTACTTGATGCTGCACATGAAAAAAGTACCGAATCCAATTCAGGGCCAAAACGTGAAGAAATAATAGAGAGCATTTTATTCAAGTGCTCTGACTTTGTTATGGTACAGTTTAAGGATATGGACTCCAATTATGCAAGAAGAGATGCTTTTACTGACTGTGCTCTCAGTGCTAAAGTGAATGGCGAGCACAGAGAGAAGGCCCTGGAGCCCTGGGATGCGGGTGAACTCACGGCCACTGAGGAGCTGGAGGCTTTGGAGAACGATGTATCTAATGGCTGGGACCCCAATGATATGTTTCGatataatgaagaaaattatGGAGTAGTATCTACATATGATAGCAGTTTATCTTCTTATACGGTGCCCCTAGAAAGGGATAACTCTGAAGAATTCTTAAAACGAGAAGCAAGGGCAAATCAgttagcagaagaaattgaatcaAGTGCCCAGTACAAAGCCCGCGTGGCCCTGGAAAATGACGATAggactgaagaagaaaaatacacaGCAGTTCAAAGAAATTCCAGTGACCGTGAGGGCCACAGCATAAACACtagggaaaataaatatattcctcctggacaaagaaatagagaagtaATTTCCTGGGGCAGTGGGAGGCAAAGTTCACCGCGTATGGGCCAGCCTGGATCGGGCTCCATGCCATCAAGACCCACGTCTCACTCTTCAGATTTCAACCCGAATTCGGCTTCAGACCAAAGAGTAGTTAATGGAGGTGTTCCCTGGCCATCGCCTTGCCCATCTCCTTCCTCTCGCCCACCTTCTCGCTACCAGTCAGGTCCCAACTCTCTTCCACCTCGGGCAGCCACCCCTACACGGCCGCCCTCCAGGCCCCCCTCGCGGCCATCCAGACCCCCGTCTCACCCCTCTGCTCATGGTTCTCCAGCTCCTGTCTCTACTATGCCTAAACGCATGTCTTCAGAAGGGCCTCCTAGGATGTCCCCAAAGGCCCAGCGCCATCCTCGAAACCACAGAGTTTCTGCTGGGAGGGGTTCCGTTTCCAGCGGCCTAGAGTTTGTAGCTCATGCACCACCGAGTGAAGCAACTGCTCCTCCAGCAAGGACCAGTCCTGTGGGAGGCACTTGGTCATCAGTGGTCAGTGGGGTTCCACGATTGTCCCCTAAAACTCACCGACCCAGGTCACCCAAACAGAACAGTATTGGGAATTCCCCCAGTGGACCTCTTCTTGGTTCTCCCCAAGCTGGTGTTATTCCAGCTGAAGCTGTTGTTATGCCTGTACCAGCTGCATCTCCCACACCTGCCAGTCCTGCATCCAACAGAGCTGTTACCCCTTCTATTGAGGCTAAAGATTCCAGGCTCCATGATCAGAGAcag